Proteins co-encoded in one Girardinichthys multiradiatus isolate DD_20200921_A chromosome 11, DD_fGirMul_XY1, whole genome shotgun sequence genomic window:
- the cnot8 gene encoding CCR4-NOT transcription complex subunit 8 isoform X2, whose product MPAALADSSQIICEVWASNVEEEMRKIRQIIQSYNYVAMDTEFPGVVVRPIGEFRSTVDYQYQLLRCNVDLLKIIQLGLTFLNEDGDYPPGTTTWQFNFKFNLTEDMYSQDSIDLLQNSGLQFKKHEEEGIDTLYFAELLMTSGLVLCENVKWLSFHSGYDFGYLVKLLTDARLPEEEHDFFQILNLFFPAIYDVKYLMKSCKSLKGGLQEVADQLELKRIGRQHQAGSDSLLTGMAFFRMKELFFEDHIDDAKYCGRLYGLGSGSSQPQNGMSGSGQEETNNKH is encoded by the exons ATGCCAGCTGCACTTGCAGATTCCAGTCAGATCATCTGTGAAGTCTGGGCGAGCAATGTGGAAGAAGAGATGAGGAAGATCAGACAGATTATCCAAAGCTATAACTACGTTGCCATG GACACAGAATTCCCTGGGGTTGTCGTGCGGCCAATCGGAGAGTTTCGCAGCACGGTAGACTACCAGTACCAGCTGCTGAGGTGCAACGTGGACCTCCTGAAGATCATCCAGCTCGGACTCACGTTCCTGAATGAGGACGGTGATTATCCTCCGGGCACAACGACATGGCAGTTTAACTTCAAATTCAACCTCAC AGAAGACATGTATTCACAGGACTCCATAGACCTGCTGCAGAACTCTGGCCTTCAGTTCAAGAAGCACGAAGAAGAAGGGATCGACACGCTGTACTTTGCTGAGCTCCTCATGACGTCCGGCTTGGTCCTTTGTGAAAATGTCAAGTGGCTCTCCTTCCACAG CGGTTACGACTTTGGCTATCTGGTAAAGCTTCTGACGGACGCTCGGCTTCCCGAGGAGGAGCACGACTTCTTTCAGATCCTCAACTTGTTTTTTCCTGCAATCTACGACGTCAAGTACCTTATGAAGAGCTGCAAAAGTCTCAAG GGAGGCCTGCAGGAAGTAGCCGACCAGTTGGAGCTGAAGAGGATTGGACGACAGCATCAGGCCGGATCAGACTCGCTGCTCACAGGGATGGCGTTCTTCAGGATGAAAGAG CTTTTCTTTGAAGACCACATCGACGACGCCAAGTACTGTGGGAGATTGTACGGGCTCGGCTCTGGATCCAGCCAGCCACAGAACGGGATGTCCGGATCGGGTCAGGAGGAGACCAACAACAAACACTGA
- the cnot8 gene encoding CCR4-NOT transcription complex subunit 8 isoform X1, which yields MPAALADSSQIICEVWASNVEEEMRKIRQIIQSYNYVAMELWCSETEEKETLCKTSPAVESSSCAADYVEDTEFPGVVVRPIGEFRSTVDYQYQLLRCNVDLLKIIQLGLTFLNEDGDYPPGTTTWQFNFKFNLTEDMYSQDSIDLLQNSGLQFKKHEEEGIDTLYFAELLMTSGLVLCENVKWLSFHSGYDFGYLVKLLTDARLPEEEHDFFQILNLFFPAIYDVKYLMKSCKSLKGGLQEVADQLELKRIGRQHQAGSDSLLTGMAFFRMKELFFEDHIDDAKYCGRLYGLGSGSSQPQNGMSGSGQEETNNKH from the exons ATGCCAGCTGCACTTGCAGATTCCAGTCAGATCATCTGTGAAGTCTGGGCGAGCAATGTGGAAGAAGAGATGAGGAAGATCAGACAGATTATCCAAAGCTATAACTACGTTGCCATG GAACTGTGGTGCTCCGAGACAGAGGAGAAGGAGACCCTGTGTAAGACATCACCAGCTGTTGAGAGCTCCAGCTGTGCTGCAGACTATGTTGAG GACACAGAATTCCCTGGGGTTGTCGTGCGGCCAATCGGAGAGTTTCGCAGCACGGTAGACTACCAGTACCAGCTGCTGAGGTGCAACGTGGACCTCCTGAAGATCATCCAGCTCGGACTCACGTTCCTGAATGAGGACGGTGATTATCCTCCGGGCACAACGACATGGCAGTTTAACTTCAAATTCAACCTCAC AGAAGACATGTATTCACAGGACTCCATAGACCTGCTGCAGAACTCTGGCCTTCAGTTCAAGAAGCACGAAGAAGAAGGGATCGACACGCTGTACTTTGCTGAGCTCCTCATGACGTCCGGCTTGGTCCTTTGTGAAAATGTCAAGTGGCTCTCCTTCCACAG CGGTTACGACTTTGGCTATCTGGTAAAGCTTCTGACGGACGCTCGGCTTCCCGAGGAGGAGCACGACTTCTTTCAGATCCTCAACTTGTTTTTTCCTGCAATCTACGACGTCAAGTACCTTATGAAGAGCTGCAAAAGTCTCAAG GGAGGCCTGCAGGAAGTAGCCGACCAGTTGGAGCTGAAGAGGATTGGACGACAGCATCAGGCCGGATCAGACTCGCTGCTCACAGGGATGGCGTTCTTCAGGATGAAAGAG CTTTTCTTTGAAGACCACATCGACGACGCCAAGTACTGTGGGAGATTGTACGGGCTCGGCTCTGGATCCAGCCAGCCACAGAACGGGATGTCCGGATCGGGTCAGGAGGAGACCAACAACAAACACTGA
- the gemin5 gene encoding gem-associated protein 5, giving the protein MRNRSLPASPNWYSACCSDVSSSGLLGAGAKNVIYLIEVSATSCRVTGELVGHRELVSGFSFCQHPEQSHICVSSSTDGSIRFWDSNKKTSIRDNAVHQNPVSAVHWSPADKNLVVSGDEKGVVVCHWFHTGDTASFFPEPRTIFCLTCSPHSWKSVGVGYKDGMIVLIDISRKGEVTQRLRGHDNEIHSLAWSPVIGEDALYTRAEEHEATNGVSTGEEVGCYLASGSKDQTVRIWSTAKGKGVMTLKLPFLKRRGSGVDPGVKERIWLNVHWPKGRATQLISSCFSGELVMWDLAKTGKQKWSLFGTSSEGQNHSRIVFNMSSVQLQDGQELLISTSMDREIKCWDLNSLSCCWTLPTLGGHVFKLTFSPVGIGCLALGVGDNMIRVWNTLSTQNQHDVRSFWQGIKSKVTALAWHPKKEGSLAFGTDDGKVGIYDVFFSKPPQISSSYHRKTVYTLAWGPPVPPLSFGAEGKQSYSLYSCAGEGVILQHDTSRLNGEASDIDKLIRDTNNIQHKLSPHTDLSWKPDWKVVAIGNEDGSIDVYQAPSLTLLCSIQQHHKIINTLQWHHDHSSTPELHCLLASGSSNAIVYVHDLHAIIENPPESPVLLTEPYRRLCGHTAKITSMAWSPHHSGRLVTASYDGTAQVWDVLEEAAISNYRGHTGYLLCVDWSPVDPDVIWTGGKDFTVQEWKVSEQEFTKPPKGKKMVLLQEKKVGSKQKKKSKTVSVSGGVVEQKINGEPATEGRKVMTEQGLSAKDEEEEVRLTNSLEYPAAAVEMQRKPTSAAKCKDKPDLLKKKKPRSMLPLSTSMDHRPKEELLQDCVTLASVRHSDAPPAGCVPGRGDYIHLGLFHDREALYRMFEAEEESHVEAGHYDSVVYLRLWSGDLQGALQLATERGELNDHLLSIAPMAGFEVWSRTVEAFVKQLSLQEQFLKAASHLLSINRLYEAVDLLRSNKLYREAIALVKARLPADEPLLKDLYTCWAAVLEKDGHLSAAAKCYLAASCSFDAAKVIARKNDVPSLRTAADLARISKEEVLAQSLALRCAKDLVAAHDWVGAHEVLNSQSPLLAHRLHLCVAELLAVTLVDSGVFSSASCVSGHSWAMLKSSNTIQDRVRHIWEEEFHVCLNSAGDWSIEALLQELKSVDTPARSGSIPLRQVLLYSSVHLTRSLLSWLLNDDGQLITELWQAVAWLRDAGHFSISAVFCRLLFPEGDVNVFSRKHSKTLQQSKAEAEASSLQAFVCYHRLYECWWRDSAVQTGTGSCSEDKLNDEALTAGTLELEERVCLTSGTSKELDFEPSVLLSEPHAACQATQKSVREIQERLSAMVLQHSQVQVGQLDSGDKQDGSLAQTTALDQQEATEVEQCSEEETFLSLSSKMSKFQEELANIPNSIKMFPRPDVMECCLVLLHLSKCSSISDVVQQQAKHLLRKYGRSPPVLKASQGFLTRSGCPAD; this is encoded by the exons ATGCGCAATAGGTCCCTTCCCGCCTCTCCTAACTGGTACAGCGCGTGCTGCAGTGATGTCAGCAGCAGTGGTTTGCTGGGAGCCGGAGCCAAAAACGTGATCTACCTGATAGAGGTTTCTGCTACTTCATGCAGGGTTACAG GGGAGCTCGTGGGCCACAGGGAATTGGTGTCAGGCTTTTCGTTTTGTCAGCACCCTGAGCAGAGTCACATCTGTGTCAGCTCCTCCACTGATGGCAGCATACGCTTCTGGGACTCGAACAAGAAGACTTCAATCAGGGACAATGCCGTCCATCAG AACCCCGTCTCTGCGGTGCACTGGTCCCCCGCGGATAAAAACCTGGTGGTCTCAGGTGATGAGAAGGGTGTGGTGGTCTGCCACTGGTTCCACACCGGTGACACAGCCAGCTTCTTCCCCGAGCCAAGGACCATCTTCTGCCTCACCTGCTCTCCTCACAGCTGGAAGTCTGTGGGTGTTGG GTACAAAGACGGGATGATCGTGCTGATTGACATAAGTAGAAAAGGTGAAGTGACACAACGTCTCCGAGGACATGACAACGAGATCCACTCGCTGGCATGGTCTCCTGTGATCGGAGAGGACGCCCTTTATACCAGAGCTGAGGAGCATGAAG CAACCAATGGAGTTTCAACAGGAGAAGAAGTAGGCTGCTATCTGGCTTCTGGGAGCAAAGACCAGACGGTGAGGATCTGGAGCACCGCCAAGGGAAAAG GTGTGATGACTCTGAAGCTCCCGTTTCTTAAGAGAAGAGGCTCTGGTGTTGACCCCGGGGTAAAAGAGAGGATCTGGCTCAACGTCCACTGGCCGAAGGGACGAGCGACGCAGCTCATATCCAGCTGCTTCAG TGGTGAGTTGGTGATGTGGGATCTGGCCAAGACTGGGAAGCAGAAGTGGAGTCTGTTCGGAACATCGTCTGAGGGTCAGAACCACAGCCGGATCGTTTTCAACATGAGTTCTGTTCAGCTGCAAGACGGCCAAGAGCTGCTCATCAGCACGTCCATGGACAGAGAG ATTAAATGCTGGGACCTGAACTCTCTGAGTTGCTGTTGGACCCTACCCACTCTGGGGGGCCACGTCTTCAAACTGACCTTCTCCCCGGTGGGTATCGGCTGTTTGGCGCTGGGCGTCGGCGACAACATGATCAGGGTGTGGAATACGCTGAGCACCCAGAACCAGCATGACGTCAGGTCCTTTTGGCAGGGCATCAAGTCCAAGGTCACAGCG CTGGCGTGGCACCCGAAGAAAGAAGGATCCTTGGCTTTTGGAACCGATGATGGAAAAGTTGGGATCTATGATGTCTTTTTCAGCAA GCCTCCTCAGATATCGAGCTCCTATCACAGGAAGACTGTGTACACATTGGCCTGGGGCCCCCCGGTCCCCCCTCTGTCATTTG GTGCAGAAGGAAAGCAGAGCTACAGTCTGTACAGCTGCGCCGGCGAAGGTGTCATCCTGCAGCACGACACGTCGAGGCTGAACGGGGAGGCGTCGGACATCGATAAACTCATCAGAGACACGAACAACATCCAG CACAAGTTGTCTCCACACACGGACCTCAGCTGGAAGCCGGATTGGAAGGTTGTCGCCATCGGCAACGAGGATGG GAGCATCGATGTGTATCAGGCTCCCAGTCTGACGCTGCTGTGCAGCATCCAGCAGCACCACAAGATCATCAACACGCTACAATGGCACCACGACCACAGCTCTACACCTGAACTCCACTGTCTGCTGGCCTCGGGCTCCAGCAACGCCATCGTCTACGTGCACGATCTCCACGCCATTATAG AGAATCCTCCAGAGAGCCCAGTGTTGCTGACTGAGCCGTATCGCAGGCTCTGTGGACACACAGCTAAAATTACCAGTATGGCCTGGAGTCCACACCACAGTGGCAGACTAGTCACCGCTTCGTATGATGGAACTGCACAG GTGTGGGACGTCCTGGAGGAGGCAGCCATCTCCAACTACCGCGGTCACACTGGTTACCTGCTGTGTGTGGACTGGTCTCCAGTTGATCCAGATGTGATCTGGACTGGAGGGAAAGACTTCACAGTTCAGGAGTGGAAGGTCTCTGAGCAGGAGTTCACAAAGCCTCCTAAAG GGAAGAAGATGGTCCTGCTGCAGGAGAAGAAGGTCGGCTccaaacaaaagaagaagagcAAGACAGTGTCGGTGTCCGGGGGAGTCGTGGAGCAGAAGATAAACGGAGAGCCAGCGACTGAAGGAAGGAAGGTGATGACAGAGCAGGGTCTGTCCGCTaaagatgaagaggaggaagtcCGATTAACAAACAGTCTGGAATATCCTGCAG cagcTGTTGAGATGCAAAGGAAACCAACCTCTGCTGCAAAATGTAAAGACAAACCAG ATctgctgaagaagaagaagcctcGCTCCATGCTGCCCCTCAGTACCTCTATGGACCACCGGCCCAAAGAGGAGCTGCTGCAAGATTGCGTGACTCTGGCTTCAGTCAGACACTCCGATG cgCCACCTGCAGGCTGTGTCCCGGGTCGAGGAGATTATATCCATCTGGGTCTGTTTCATGACAGAGAAGCTCTTTACCGCATGTTTGAGGCCGAAG AGGAGAGCCACGTAGAGGCCGGCCACTATGACTCTGTTGTGTATCTGCGGCTGTGGAGCGGAGACCTGCAGGGGGCGCTACAGCTTGCCACAGAGAGAGGAGAGCTGAACGACCACCTGCTCTCCATCGCTCCCATGG CCGGCTTCGAGGTGTGGAGCCGTACGGTGGAGGCCTTCGTCAAGCAGCTGTCTCTGCAGGAGCAGTTCCTGAAGGCGGCGTCCCACCTGCTGTCCATCAACAGGCTGTATGAGGCCGTGGACCTGCTGAGGTCCAACAAGCTCTACAG GGAGGCCATAGCACTGGTGAAAGCCCGGCTGCCTGCAGACGAACCTCTGCTGAAGGATCTCTACACGTGTTGGGCTGCTGTGCTGGAGAAAGATGGACATTTATCTGCTGCTGCTAAATG TTACCTTGCTGCCAGCTGCAGTTTCGATGCAGCCAAAGTCATTGCCAGAAAGAACGATGTTCCGTCTCTGAGGACCGCTGCGGATCTGGCGAGAATCTCCAAGGAGGAAGTCCTGGCCCAGTCGCTGGCTCTGAGATGTGCCAAAGACCTGGTAGCTGCTCATGACTGGGTCGGAGCGCACGAGGTCCTGAACTCTCAGAGCCCCCTACTG GCCCACAGGCTCCATCTGTGTGTGGCTGAGCTGCTGGCTGTGACGCTGGTGGACTCTGGTGTCTTCTCCTCGGCTTCCTGTGTCTCTGGTCATTCTTGGGCAATGTTGAAGAGTTCCAACACCATCCAGGATAGAGTTAGACACATCTGGGAGGAAGAGTTTCACGTTTGCCTCAACTCAGCCGGAGATTGGAGCATTGAAGCTCTTCTGCAAGAGCTGAAGTCTGTGGACACTCCGGCACGGAGCGGCAGTATCCCTCTCAGACAG GTCCTGCTGTACTCCTCGGTCCATCTAACTCGCTCCCTGCTCAGCTGGTTACTGAACGATGATGGACAGCTGATTACAGAGCTGTGGCAGGCAGTGGCTTGGCTCAGGGATGCGGGACACTTCAGCATCTCTGCGGTGTTCTGCCGGCTGCTCTTCCCTGAAG GTGATGTCAACGTATTTTCAAGGAAACATTCAAAAACACTCCAACAATCTAAAGCTGAAGCCGAAGCCAGCAGCCTGCAGGCGTTTGTTTGTTACCACCGTCTGTATGAATGCTGGTGGAGGGACTCTGCGGTCCAAACCGGAACCGGCTCCTGCAGCGAAGACAAATTGAACGACGAAGCACTGACTGCAGGAACGCTGGAATTGGAAGAGAGGGTCTGCCTGACGAGTGGTACCTCTAAAGAACTGGACTTTGAACCATCAGTGCTTCTGTCGGAGCCTCATGCTGCCTGTCAGGCCACTCAGAAATCTGTGAGAGAGATCCAGGAGCGGCTGTCTGCCATGGTTCTGCAGCACAGCCAGGTCCAAGTGGGACAGCTGGACTCTGGGGACAAACAGGATGGCAGTCTGGCACAAACAACAGCCCTAGATCAGCAGGAAGCAACTGAAGTTGAGCAATG TTCTGAGGAGGAGACCTTTCTCTCCTTGTCCTCAAAGATGTCCAAATTCCAAGAGGAGCTGGCCAACATTCCCAACTCAATCAAG ATGTTTCCTCGCCCAGATGTGATGGAATGTTGCCTTGTTCTCTTGCATCTCAGCAAGTGTTCTTCCATCTCCGATGTTGTCCAACAACAGGCCAAACATCTGCTCCGAAAATACGGAAGAAGTCCACCAGTCCTGAAAGCGTCCCAGGGATTCCTTACGAGATCCGGTTGTCCTGCGGACTGA